In Thiospirochaeta perfilievii, a single window of DNA contains:
- the nadB gene encoding L-aspartate oxidase, protein MVENTIYDLIIVGSGAAGLTAALESGNKSVLIITKTSSFSSGSSPLAQGGIAASVGSDDSASLHYNDTIKAGVYSGRSDQISFLTKMGVPAIENLLKINMAFDKTGSGQLDRNREGAHSRRRVLKAGGDSTGRILVKTLYEEALKRKNISWKHSVFVCDLIIENNSVQGITVYSDNDGFITIRSKRVLLATGGLGQLFGHTTNPVEATGDSMAIALRANLKLKEIEMVQFHPTALNVKSGDSLMLLTEALRGDGALLVRGDGTPFMGKYSPLKELAPRDVVSRAIWNEMKLGHEIFIDLKPIDDLGNKFPTVSSFCLRVGLNPNRELIPITPAVHYVMGGVDINRELPSGLGVAGEASYTGVHGANRLASNSLLECLVYGKSEVERVLSEDHELVDIDPKYPDLSRILDLVDIDLYRSKLQGIMYNNCGIIRNESSLLEGETQLIELKKMIINSPIYSGNNLTYRHVVKWLELNNMVSLGLSLIGSAIYRKESRGAHYREDYPNTSIRWDRIKIEGDSV, encoded by the coding sequence GTGGTAGAAAACACCATTTACGATCTTATTATAGTAGGTTCTGGTGCTGCAGGACTAACAGCAGCCCTAGAGTCTGGTAATAAGAGTGTTTTAATAATAACAAAGACTAGTTCTTTTTCCAGTGGAAGTAGCCCTCTTGCCCAGGGAGGTATTGCTGCCTCTGTAGGTAGTGATGACTCTGCATCCCTTCATTATAACGATACAATAAAAGCTGGGGTCTACTCAGGGAGATCAGATCAGATCTCATTTTTAACTAAGATGGGTGTACCAGCTATTGAGAACCTATTAAAAATAAATATGGCGTTTGATAAAACAGGCTCTGGACAACTGGATAGAAATAGAGAGGGTGCCCACTCTAGGAGACGTGTTTTAAAGGCTGGAGGAGATTCTACTGGCAGGATTCTTGTTAAAACCCTATATGAAGAGGCTTTAAAGCGAAAAAATATCTCTTGGAAACATAGTGTTTTTGTATGTGATCTAATAATAGAAAATAATTCAGTTCAAGGTATTACCGTTTATAGTGATAATGATGGTTTTATAACCATAAGATCAAAAAGAGTTCTATTGGCAACAGGTGGACTAGGCCAACTATTTGGACATACTACAAACCCAGTTGAGGCCACAGGGGACTCTATGGCCATAGCCCTTCGGGCAAACCTTAAATTAAAAGAAATTGAAATGGTTCAGTTTCATCCTACTGCTCTAAATGTTAAGAGTGGAGACTCCTTAATGCTATTAACCGAGGCACTAAGAGGGGATGGAGCACTTCTTGTTAGAGGTGATGGAACACCATTTATGGGAAAGTACTCCCCTCTAAAAGAGCTAGCTCCTAGGGATGTTGTTTCTAGGGCAATATGGAATGAGATGAAACTTGGTCATGAAATATTTATAGACCTTAAACCAATTGATGATCTAGGTAATAAATTTCCAACAGTATCTTCATTTTGTTTAAGGGTTGGTTTAAATCCAAATAGAGAGTTGATCCCAATAACACCTGCAGTCCACTATGTTATGGGTGGCGTAGATATAAATAGAGAGCTCCCAAGTGGGTTAGGTGTAGCTGGAGAGGCTTCCTATACAGGAGTTCATGGAGCAAATAGGTTGGCTAGTAACTCTCTATTAGAGTGTCTGGTATACGGTAAATCTGAAGTAGAAAGAGTTTTGAGTGAGGATCATGAGTTAGTAGATATTGACCCAAAATATCCTGATTTAAGCAGAATATTAGATTTAGTTGATATAGATCTCTATCGAAGTAAACTACAGGGTATTATGTATAATAACTGTGGAATAATTAGAAATGAGAGCTCTCTGCTAGAAGGTGAGACTCAATTGATTGAGCTTAAAAAAATGATTATTAACTCCCCTATTTACAGTGGGAATAACTTAACATATAGACATGTTGTTAAGTGGTTAGAGCTAAATAATATGGTTAGCTTAGGGTTAAGTTTAATTGGCTCTGCAATTTATAGGAAAGAGAGTAGGGGTGCCCACTACAGGGAGGATTATCCAAATACTTCCATTAGGTGGGACAGAATAAAAATCGAAGGAGACAGCGTATGA
- the nadA gene encoding quinolinate synthase NadA gives MGVLPEYSKEVKEATDHLYELVKDVIPRMEWEVKAPYIYRINQLKKEKNILILAHNYMTPDIFHCISDIKGDSLGLAREAAKTDADTILVCGVYFMAETTKVLSPDKRVLISDPTAGCSLADSITGADVKKLRQEHPGVPIVTYVNTTAETKAEVDICCTSGNALKIIESIDSDEILFVPDRFLCRNMQTQTDKKLIEWSKGSCEVHELFTVESINEFRAAHDGLVVIAHPECPREIVEASDFSGSTADMINFVEDRRPKKVLMVTECSMSDNLTGMYPDVEFVRPCNLCPHMKKITLENVLETMETMSPEVFVAPEVIDGAKRSVERMLEVK, from the coding sequence ATGGGTGTTTTACCAGAGTATTCAAAAGAAGTTAAAGAAGCTACAGATCATCTATATGAGCTAGTAAAAGATGTTATCCCAAGAATGGAATGGGAAGTAAAAGCTCCATATATTTATAGAATTAATCAGCTTAAAAAAGAGAAAAACATCCTAATTTTGGCACATAACTATATGACACCGGATATTTTTCACTGTATATCTGACATAAAGGGAGATTCGTTGGGATTAGCTAGAGAGGCTGCAAAAACTGATGCCGATACGATACTTGTTTGTGGTGTTTACTTTATGGCTGAAACAACAAAAGTATTAAGCCCAGATAAAAGAGTTTTAATATCGGATCCAACTGCAGGCTGCTCATTAGCCGACTCTATAACAGGTGCAGATGTAAAAAAACTTAGACAGGAGCACCCTGGTGTTCCTATTGTTACCTACGTAAATACTACAGCAGAGACAAAGGCTGAAGTTGATATTTGTTGTACATCAGGAAATGCTTTAAAAATAATTGAGAGCATAGATAGTGATGAGATTCTATTTGTTCCAGACCGATTTTTATGTAGAAATATGCAGACTCAGACTGATAAAAAATTAATTGAGTGGTCTAAGGGTAGTTGTGAAGTACATGAACTCTTTACTGTGGAGAGTATAAATGAATTTAGGGCAGCCCATGATGGTTTAGTTGTAATTGCTCATCCAGAGTGTCCAAGGGAGATAGTTGAGGCCTCGGATTTTTCTGGTTCCACAGCAGATATGATAAATTTTGTAGAAGATAGAAGGCCTAAAAAGGTTTTAATGGTAACTGAGTGCTCTATGAGTGATAATTTAACAGGAATGTATCCTGATGTTGAGTTTGTTAGGCCTTGTAATCTATGTCCTCATATGAAGAAAATTACCTTGGAAAACGTTTTAGAGACTATGGAAACTATGTCCCCAGAAGTATTTGTTGCACCTGAGGTTATAGATGGTGCTAAGAGATCTGTAGAGAGGATGCTTGAGGTAAAATAG